The following is a genomic window from Pseudomonas promysalinigenes.
TGATACATTACCTCGGTAATTCCTTTACTGCTTAATGCTTCAAGCAATTGCAGTGTTTTGTCATTTGAGCCATTGTCAGCAACTATAAAATTCTTGAATCCAGCTAATCGATGCCAAGCCAACCATTCGAGCACGTAGTCGTATTCATTCTTAAAAATAGACCCAATACGAATTTCCATAACTTTTTCAATTACCTGCGTAGCGACGATAAAGAACCAACCGAGATTGCTTGCATATATCCATTAGCATGCATCCTTAAGAAGAGGTCTGCTGCGTCGGGCTCTTGCTCAATTGTATCGAGATTGATCTTACATGCAAATCCGCAGTTAGTTGGTGCACCCTGGATATGCAGCGCCACGTCTTCGCGCGTGATTGATTCCACGGTATCGAAGGGGTAGTCCTTGCCATTGATACCTAGAGAAAAACCTAACTCAGAGCCGTCGTCAGAGAATGCCCAGCCGACAATTGTTAAGTTTCTGTTGTGCTCTGTTTTATCGATAGCTACTCGAATATCCGGGATTCTTGGTGGAACCACATTCACTACGCTGTCCGGCACGCCATTTGCTGACAACAGTTCTTTGAGCCGATCAAGTTCCATGCATGTTTTGTCAAGCAGCGTTTGGTCGAAAGACTCATTAATCTCGTTTACATCATGAGCATTAAAGAAATTGATGTCTCTGTCAAGTTTGGAATTATTTTTAACTGTTGCTCGACCCCTGCTTTTTTTATAAAGAAATTCGCCATATGATTTTATGATGTAATGATTGAGTCTGAGGTTCTCCCAACACACCACTTCACTCAATCCCTTGATTCCGCTCAGGTCTTGTTTCAAGTCACCGCCGGCGGTGTCAATATACGTAAATCCAGGCTTGAGTTTGAATAGATGTGGATTTTCTTCAGTGCCATCATAGGCAGCAGCTTTGACTATGGACTTGTAGTGCCTGTTAACTCCAAAATTTTTCTCGCCTCTTCCTTGAAATCTTTGTATGACTGGTCGCGGATCAAATTCTTTGACTCCAGACGACCCATAACTGGCCCAGTTTACTGCGATCGCTCCAGCTGTGATTCTCTTTCCTACTATTCTTTGAATAACAAGCTTGAGGTCACCCTCGTCTGGAAGAAGGAACTCGTCAGCGTCAATAAAAGCAAACCAATCAGCTGATGCATAATTTTCTTTCATTAGCTTTTCATAGGCGGGAAGCTGTGGTGCTCGATCGGGAGGTGTTGGGAATTTCAATAAATGTATCAAGCCTAATGTGCTCAAGGCTTCAAGCAAAGTTTTACCGTTATCTGTACTGCCATTGTCAGCAATAAAAAATCTGTCGACTCCAATAGTGCGATGATAGGCGAGCCATTCGAGTATGTAAGGCCCTTCATTTTTAAAAATGGAGCAAATGGCTAATTTCAAGTCGCTGTCTTCCTTTATCAACGTCTTTGCTTTGTGCCATAGTTGCTATGACCAATTGGCTCAGACGGTAAATAATTACGGTCGATTTTTCTTGTTAGAAAGCGCGGACTACAACCCTCAGAGTGAGTGGTATTGCCTAACTGTAGTCGCTTCAAAACTTATCAATTTTTTGCATTTCTATCAAGTAGAGGCGGTAGAGAAAGGCCTCCGTATGGGCCGCTCAGATAATCAGTGCTTAAGCCAGGATGGTAGTGCGGATCACTCCAGTCGTTCCATCTTGCAATAAACTGTTGTTGCTCTCTCTGTGCTCGCGCCAATTTCTCTGCTGAAACATCCTTTCCCCTACTTGCCGATTCAGCATGAATCAGTTGACTCGATGCGCTCCAGATAATATGTTTGCCTTGTTGAAGAATGCGCATACATAAATCTACATCGTTGAACGCAACTGGGAACGCCGTTTCATCTAGTCCTCCTAATTCATCGAATAACTCTTTATGCATTAACAGGCAAGCAGCGGTTACAGCACTTTGGCGACGTGTTAATTGGTTCATTCCAAGGTAGCCGGCATCATCCCGGTGTAAGTTGTTACCAGTATGCGCTGCCAAGCCATTAATTCCTACAACAACCCCTCCGTGTTGCACCATGTTGTTAGGCCATAAGAGCTTTGCACCTACTGCGCCAACGTTGGGCTGCAGTAATTGAGCTATCATTTCCTTCAGC
Proteins encoded in this region:
- a CDS encoding glycosyltransferase family 2 protein, which encodes MKLAICSIFKNEGPYILEWLAYHRTIGVDRFFIADNGSTDNGKTLLEALSTLGLIHLLKFPTPPDRAPQLPAYEKLMKENYASADWFAFIDADEFLLPDEGDLKLVIQRIVGKRITAGAIAVNWASYGSSGVKEFDPRPVIQRFQGRGEKNFGVNRHYKSIVKAAAYDGTEENPHLFKLKPGFTYIDTAGGDLKQDLSGIKGLSEVVCWENLRLNHYIIKSYGEFLYKKSRGRATVKNNSKLDRDINFFNAHDVNEINESFDQTLLDKTCMELDRLKELLSANGVPDSVVNVVPPRIPDIRVAIDKTEHNRNLTIVGWAFSDDGSELGFSLGINGKDYPFDTVESITREDVALHIQGAPTNCGFACKINLDTIEQEPDAADLFLRMHANGYMQAISVGSLSSLRR